A DNA window from Corvus hawaiiensis isolate bCorHaw1 chromosome 11, bCorHaw1.pri.cur, whole genome shotgun sequence contains the following coding sequences:
- the CISH gene encoding cytokine-inducible SH2-containing protein, whose protein sequence is MLFPWSGSDMILCVQGPHPLLAEEKIRRLSLRGIEELSEPIMQPLPVMAFQEESAPALAAPVPDSNPPQTRDPEEDLLCIAKTFSYLRESGWYWGSITASEAKQHLQKMPEGTFLVRDSTHPSYLFTLSVKTNRGPTNVRIEYTDSRFRLDSNYLSKPRILAFPDVVSLIQHYVTSCTTESKTEAPYPPPSPLPPLQKEMAAAAVHLKLIRPLGRKDSIPSLQHLCRLRINKCTADVEQLPLPRRMGDYLKQYPFQL, encoded by the exons ATGCTTTTCCCTTGGTCCGGGAGTGACATGATCCTCTGTGTTCAGGG ACCTCATCCTTTGCTGGCGGAGGAAAAGATCAGGAGACTGTCACTCAGGGGCATTGAGGAATTGTCAGAGCCCATCATGCAACCTCTCCCAGTTATGGCCTTCCAGGAGGAGTCTGCGCCTGCCCTTGCAGCTCCAGTTCCAGACAGCAACCCACCTCAGACACGGGACCCTGAAGAAGACCTTCTTTGCATTGCGAAAACCTTCTCCTACCTGCGAGAATCTG GTTGGTACTGGGGTTCCATCACCGCCAGTGAGGCCAAGCAGCATCTGCAAAAGATGCCCGAGGGCACCTTCCTGGTGCGGGACAGCACCCACCCCAGCTACCTGTTCACACTGTCCGTCAAGACAAACCGAGGGCCCACCAACGTGCGTATCGAATACACTGACAGCAGGTTCCGCCTGGACTCCAACTACCTGTCCAAACCTCGCATCCTGGCCTTCCCCGATGTGGTCAGTCTTATCCAGCACTATGTCACGTCCTGCACGACGGAAAGCAAGACCGAGGCTCCTTACCCGCCTCCGTCTCCTCTACCTCCCCTGCAGAAAGAGATGGCAGCAGCCGCAGTACACTTGAAGCTGATCCGGCCGCTGGGCCGCAAGGACAgcattcccagcctgcagcacctgTGCCGCCTGCGCATCAACAAGTGCACGGCCGACGTggagcagctgcccctgccccggcGCATGGGGGACTACCTGAAGCAATATCCTTTCCAGCTCTGA